A window of Deltaproteobacteria bacterium contains these coding sequences:
- a CDS encoding secondary thiamine-phosphate synthase enzyme YjbQ yields MKTFTEYIYIETKKKREYINITDKVEEIVKKSGIEDGMALVSAMHITAGVYVNDAESGLIQDIDEWLQRLAPEGPDYRHHRTGETNGDAHLKNLLIGHQVILPITKGRLDLGPWQQVYYAEFDGRRRKRVVVKAMGK; encoded by the coding sequence ATGAAGACATTTACAGAGTATATCTATATTGAAACAAAGAAAAAACGGGAATATATCAATATCACGGATAAGGTGGAAGAAATCGTAAAAAAGAGCGGCATTGAAGATGGAATGGCGCTTGTATCTGCCATGCACATAACAGCAGGGGTTTATGTAAATGATGCGGAATCCGGGCTTATCCAGGATATAGATGAATGGCTTCAAAGGCTTGCCCCGGAAGGGCCTGACTACAGGCATCACAGGACAGGCGAGACAAATGGCGACGCCCATCTGAAAAATCTGCTTATCGGCCATCAGGTGATACTTCCCATAACAAAAGGCCGATTGGATTTAGGCCCATGGCAGCAGGTCTATTATGCGGAATTTGACGGCCGGAGGAGAAAAAGGGTGGTTGTAAAGGCGATGGGGAAATAG
- a CDS encoding type II toxin-antitoxin system HicA family toxin: MKRKDVIRHLESNGCEFLREGANHTVYVNRKKKKASTLPRHREIDE; encoded by the coding sequence TTGAAAAGAAAAGATGTAATTCGGCATCTTGAGTCAAACGGATGTGAATTTCTACGAGAAGGCGCAAATCATACAGTATATGTAAATAGGAAGAAAAAGAAGGCGAGCACCCTTCCCCGTCACAGAGAGATTGATGAGTAG
- a CDS encoding type II toxin-antitoxin system HicB family antitoxin, whose protein sequence is MKEKLTAIFQKSPYGYIGFIEELPGANTQGTTLDEVRKNLIEAVHLVLDANRQLFEEELTGLEIIKEDFGVVTV, encoded by the coding sequence ATGAAGGAAAAATTAACTGCAATCTTTCAAAAATCGCCTTACGGATATATCGGCTTTATTGAAGAACTTCCCGGAGCTAATACACAGGGTACAACTCTTGATGAAGTAAGAAAAAATTTAATTGAGGCAGTCCATCTTGTTTTGGACGCTAATAGGCAACTCTTTGAGGAAGAACTTACTGGTCTTGAAATTATAAAAGAAGACTTTGGAGTAGTAACGGTTTGA